One Rhinolophus sinicus isolate RSC01 linkage group LG06, ASM3656204v1, whole genome shotgun sequence DNA window includes the following coding sequences:
- the LZIC gene encoding LOW QUALITY PROTEIN: protein LZIC (The sequence of the model RefSeq protein was modified relative to this genomic sequence to represent the inferred CDS: inserted 1 base in 1 codon) translates to MASRGKTETSKLKQNLEEQLDRLMQQLQDLEECREELDTDEYEETKKETLEQLSEFNDSLKKIMSGNMTLVDELSGMQLAIQAAISQAFKTPEVIRLFAKKQPGQLRTRLAEMDRDLMVGKLERDLYTQQKVEILTALRKLGEKLTADDEAFLSANAGAILSQFEKVSTDLGSGDKVLALASFEVXKNKKMTWCGSLGQ, encoded by the exons ATGGCTTCCAGAGGAAAGACAGAGACAAGCAAATTAAAGCAGAATTTAGAAGAACAGTTGGATAGACTAATGCAGCAATTACAAGATCTGGAGGAATGCAG AGAGGAACTTGATACAGATGAATATGAAGAAACCAAAAAGGAGACTCTGGAGCAACTAAGTGAATTTAATGATTCACTGAAGAAAATAATGTCTGGAAATATGACTTTGGTAGATGAACTAAGTGGAATGCAGCTG GCTATCCAGGCAGCTATCAGCCAGGCCTTTAAAACCCCCGAGGTCATCAGATTGTTTGCAAAGAAACAGCCAGGTCAGCTGCGGACAAGGTTAGCAGAG ATGGATAGAGATCTCATGGTAGGAAAGCTGGAAAGAGACCTGTACACGCAACAGAAAGTGGAGATACTAACAGCTCTCAGGAAACTTGGAGAGAAG ctGACTGCAGATGATGAGGCCTTCCTGTCAGCAAACGCAGGTGCTATCCTTAGCCAGTTTGAGAAAGTCTCCACAGACCTTG GCTCTGGAGACAAAGTTCTTGCTTTGGCAAGTTTTGagg gaaaaaacaaaaaaatgacatggTGTGGAAGCTTGGGACAGTGA